A window from Triticum aestivum cultivar Chinese Spring chromosome 6D, IWGSC CS RefSeq v2.1, whole genome shotgun sequence encodes these proteins:
- the LOC123140886 gene encoding MOB kinase activator-like 1A isoform X1, whose product MQSFFGRGSRNQRTFRPKKSAPAGNNGMKLKRHIDATLGSGNLREVVRLPVGEDLNEWLAVNTVDFFNQVNILYGTLMEFCTPATCPTMSAGPKYGYRWADGVKIKRPIEVSAPKYVEYLMDWIEAQLDEESIFPQKLGAPFPPNFRDVIKTIFKRLFRVYAHIYHSHFQMILKLQEEAHLNTCFKHFMLFTWEFQLIDRAELAPLRELIEPILVGH is encoded by the exons ATGCAGAGCTTCTTCGGTCGAGGCAGCAG GAACCAGAGGACATTCCGCCCCAAGAAGAGTGCTCCGGCAGGGAACAAC GGCATGAAGCTGAAGAGGCACATCGACGCCACCCTCGGCAGCGGTAACCTGCGAGAGGTGGTACGCCTGCCTGTCGGAGAGGATCTCAACGAGTGGCTCGCTGTCAACA CTGTCGACTTTTTCAACCAAGTGAACATCCTGTACGGCACCCTCATGGAGTTCTGCACGCCAGCTACTTGCCCCACCATGTCAGCCGGTCCAAA GTATGGGTACAGGTGGGCCGATGGAGTCAAGATCAAGAGGCCAATTGAAGTGTCTGCGCCAAAGTATGTCGAGTACCTGATGGATTGGATCGAAGCCCAGCTCGACGAAGAATCCATCTTCCCTCAAAAGCTTG GAGCTCCCTTCCCTCCAAACTTCCGGGACGtcatcaagacgatcttcaagcgGCTGTTCAGGGTGTATGCGCACATATACCACTCGCATTTCCAGATGATTCTCAAGCTCCAGGAAGAAGCACATCTCAACACCTGCTTCAAGCACTTCATGCTCTTCACATGG GAATTTCAGTTAATCGATAGGGCAGAGCTAGCTCCTCTCAGGGAGCTGATCGAGCCCATATTAGTTGGACACTAG
- the LOC123140886 gene encoding MOB kinase activator-like 1A isoform X2 has product MQLTYGYRWADGVKIKRPIEVSAPKYVEYLMDWIEAQLDEESIFPQKLGAPFPPNFRDVIKTIFKRLFRVYAHIYHSHFQMILKLQEEAHLNTCFKHFMLFTWEFQLIDRAELAPLRELIEPILVGH; this is encoded by the exons ATGCAGCTAAC GTATGGGTACAGGTGGGCCGATGGAGTCAAGATCAAGAGGCCAATTGAAGTGTCTGCGCCAAAGTATGTCGAGTACCTGATGGATTGGATCGAAGCCCAGCTCGACGAAGAATCCATCTTCCCTCAAAAGCTTG GAGCTCCCTTCCCTCCAAACTTCCGGGACGtcatcaagacgatcttcaagcgGCTGTTCAGGGTGTATGCGCACATATACCACTCGCATTTCCAGATGATTCTCAAGCTCCAGGAAGAAGCACATCTCAACACCTGCTTCAAGCACTTCATGCTCTTCACATGG GAATTTCAGTTAATCGATAGGGCAGAGCTAGCTCCTCTCAGGGAGCTGATCGAGCCCATATTAGTTGGACACTAG